The following are encoded in a window of Rhizobium sp. 11515TR genomic DNA:
- the gor gene encoding glutathione-disulfide reductase has translation MPSFDFDLFVIGGGSGGVRSARVAASLGKKVGIAEEYRYGGTCVIRGCVPKKLFVYASQYSEHFDDAAGFGWTVGESSFDWNKLIEAKDKEIARLEGLYRKGLDNAKAEIFDTRAELLDAHTIKLLKTGQAVTAETIVIATGGRPNLHAALPGHELCISSNEAFHLKELPKSILIAGGGYIAVEFANIFHGLGVETTLIYRGAEILSRFDQDLRKGLHEAMEEKGIRILCHDIIENVEKAEGRLSVRTKNDKLLAVDTVMLALGRTPNTENLGLEAAGVAINEQGAIIVDEYSRTSVPNIFALGDVTDRVQLTPVAIHEAMCFIETVYKDNPTRPDHELIPTAVFSQPEIGTVGLTEEDAAKRYPELEVYRAQFRPMKATLSGRAEKMIMKLIVNAANRKVIGAHILGHDAGEMAQLLGITLKAGCTKDDFDRTMAVHPTAAEELVTMYSPSYRIRNGERV, from the coding sequence ATGCCTTCGTTTGATTTCGACCTCTTCGTGATTGGCGGCGGCTCCGGCGGTGTGCGCAGCGCGCGCGTGGCCGCATCGCTCGGTAAGAAGGTCGGCATCGCCGAGGAGTATCGCTATGGCGGCACCTGCGTCATTCGCGGCTGCGTGCCGAAGAAGCTCTTCGTCTATGCCTCGCAGTATAGCGAGCACTTCGATGACGCGGCCGGCTTCGGCTGGACGGTCGGCGAGAGCAGCTTCGACTGGAATAAGCTGATCGAGGCGAAGGACAAGGAAATCGCCCGGCTGGAAGGCCTCTACCGCAAAGGGCTCGACAATGCCAAGGCGGAGATATTCGATACACGCGCGGAGCTGTTGGATGCCCACACGATCAAGCTGCTGAAGACCGGCCAGGCCGTGACCGCTGAGACCATCGTCATCGCAACCGGCGGCCGGCCGAACCTGCATGCGGCGCTGCCCGGCCACGAGCTCTGCATCTCCTCGAACGAAGCGTTCCACTTGAAGGAATTGCCGAAGTCGATCCTGATCGCCGGCGGCGGCTACATTGCCGTCGAGTTCGCCAACATCTTCCATGGTCTCGGCGTCGAGACGACGCTGATCTATCGCGGCGCCGAGATATTGTCGCGCTTCGATCAGGACCTGCGCAAAGGCCTTCATGAGGCCATGGAGGAGAAGGGCATCCGTATTCTCTGCCATGACATCATCGAGAACGTCGAGAAGGCAGAGGGCAGGCTCAGTGTTCGGACGAAGAACGATAAGCTCCTGGCGGTCGATACCGTCATGCTGGCGCTCGGCCGTACGCCGAATACCGAAAATCTCGGGCTTGAGGCTGCCGGCGTTGCGATCAACGAGCAGGGCGCCATTATCGTCGACGAATATTCGCGCACTTCTGTTCCGAATATCTTCGCTCTCGGCGACGTCACCGATCGGGTACAGCTGACGCCCGTGGCGATCCACGAGGCCATGTGCTTCATCGAGACCGTCTACAAGGACAATCCGACCCGGCCGGATCACGAACTCATCCCGACGGCCGTCTTCTCGCAGCCGGAGATCGGCACGGTCGGCTTAACCGAGGAAGACGCCGCAAAGCGTTATCCGGAATTGGAAGTCTACCGCGCGCAGTTCCGGCCGATGAAGGCGACGCTTTCGGGCCGAGCCGAGAAGATGATCATGAAGCTGATCGTCAATGCCGCGAACCGCAAGGTAATCGGCGCCCATATTCTCGGCCACGATGCCGGCGAAATGGCGCAGCTTCTCGGTATCACGCTGAAGGCCGGCTGCACCAAGGACGATTTCGACCGCACCATGGCGGTGCATCCGACGGCGGCGGAAGAATTGGTAACGATGTATTCGCCGAGCTATCGCATCCGCAACGGCGAGCGCGTGTAA
- a CDS encoding DUF2059 domain-containing protein: MIKFAGLGRLAAATILLSGIAFGSVNAQEVSEDQIKAARAAINALGITNQFDNILPNLAEQLKSTMIQANPNFGDAINSTVDATALALAPRRADLEREAAVTYAKAFSADELKAIADFYNSPAGKKLLKDGPLATRELYKAADIWSQGISRDLAKQSNDALQKVVKQPVVTPDAGAAAQPAPKQ, translated from the coding sequence ATGATCAAATTTGCGGGTCTTGGCCGTCTTGCCGCTGCAACCATCCTTCTTTCGGGCATTGCCTTCGGTTCCGTGAACGCTCAGGAAGTTTCCGAGGATCAGATCAAGGCTGCGCGCGCTGCGATCAACGCTCTCGGCATCACCAACCAGTTCGACAATATTCTGCCTAATCTCGCCGAGCAGCTGAAGAGCACGATGATCCAGGCAAACCCGAATTTCGGCGATGCGATCAACTCGACCGTCGATGCGACCGCCCTGGCGCTTGCTCCGCGTCGTGCCGATCTCGAGCGCGAAGCGGCCGTCACCTATGCCAAGGCCTTCTCTGCCGATGAGCTCAAGGCGATTGCCGATTTCTACAATTCACCGGCAGGCAAGAAGCTTCTCAAGGATGGTCCGCTCGCCACCCGCGAGCTTTACAAGGCGGCCGACATCTGGAGCCAGGGCATTTCGCGCGATCTCGCAAAGCAGAGCAACGATGCCCTGCAGAAGGTCGTCAAGCAGCCGGTCGTTACGCCGGATGCCGGTGCGGCCGCTCAGCCGGCGCCGAAGCAGTAG
- the rpiA gene encoding ribose-5-phosphate isomerase RpiA has protein sequence MDARQMKIEAARAALAYVESGMRLGIGTGSTAEEFVRLLAEKVATGLSIEGVPTSERTARLCNELGVPLKSLDELPELDLTIDGADELDGALTLIKGGGGALLREKIVAASSARMIVIADQSKVVETLGAFPLPIEVNPFGLVSTRILIEKAASRLGLSGALDMRRSGDSLFVTDGGHYIVDASFGRIPDAEALSSELYSIPGVVEHGLFIHMATQAIIAGPAGARTLQANNT, from the coding sequence ATGGACGCCCGCCAGATGAAAATCGAGGCTGCGAGAGCTGCGCTCGCCTATGTCGAAAGCGGCATGCGGCTCGGGATCGGCACGGGCAGCACGGCAGAGGAGTTTGTTCGCTTGCTCGCCGAAAAGGTCGCAACCGGCCTCTCGATTGAGGGTGTTCCGACGTCTGAAAGAACGGCCAGGCTCTGCAACGAACTCGGCGTGCCGTTGAAGTCGCTCGACGAGCTTCCGGAACTCGATCTCACCATCGATGGCGCCGATGAGCTGGATGGCGCGCTGACGCTGATCAAGGGTGGCGGCGGTGCGCTGCTGCGCGAGAAGATCGTTGCGGCCTCGTCAGCTCGCATGATCGTCATTGCAGACCAGAGCAAGGTCGTCGAGACGCTCGGAGCTTTTCCGCTGCCGATCGAGGTCAATCCCTTCGGCCTCGTTTCCACTCGCATCCTCATTGAGAAGGCGGCATCGCGTCTTGGGCTTTCGGGCGCGCTCGACATGCGCCGCTCTGGCGACAGCCTCTTCGTCACTGATGGGGGGCATTACATCGTCGATGCATCTTTCGGCCGTATTCCTGATGCAGAGGCGCTGTCGAGCGAGCTCTATTCGATTCCCGGCGTTGTCGAACACGGGCTCTTTATCCATATGGCGACACAAGCGATCATTGCCGGCCCCGCCGGTGCGCGCACGTTGCAGGCGAACAATACATAG
- a CDS encoding HAD family hydrolase, protein MKSPLVVFDLDGTLLDTHADLIVSLNHTIAALKLPPVSYDDVTHLVGNGAQVMIERACKLHGYTLTSEELPALLQRFITHYSETMPGVTQPYPGLLAALTTLRNKGYKLAVCTNKMESLARTLLDRLELTQYFEAITGGDTFTVRKPHAEHLIGTVERAGGDIARTVMIGDSINDILVARNAGVPSVAVPFGYSDVGVETLGPNRIIYHYDELTPELVEGLLAA, encoded by the coding sequence GTGAAATCTCCCCTTGTCGTATTCGATCTCGACGGCACGCTGCTGGACACGCATGCGGACCTGATCGTCAGCCTGAACCATACGATCGCCGCACTCAAGCTTCCGCCGGTCAGCTATGACGACGTGACGCATCTCGTCGGCAACGGCGCGCAGGTGATGATCGAGCGAGCCTGCAAGCTGCATGGCTATACGCTGACATCGGAAGAATTGCCGGCTCTGCTACAGCGCTTCATAACCCATTATTCCGAGACGATGCCCGGCGTCACACAGCCCTACCCCGGGCTCCTGGCCGCGCTTACAACACTGCGGAACAAAGGCTACAAGCTAGCCGTCTGCACCAACAAGATGGAATCGCTGGCGCGCACGCTTCTCGATCGGCTCGAATTGACCCAATATTTCGAGGCCATTACCGGCGGGGACACCTTCACTGTGCGCAAGCCGCATGCCGAACATCTGATCGGCACCGTCGAGCGCGCCGGCGGCGATATCGCCCGCACGGTCATGATCGGCGATAGCATCAATGATATCCTCGTTGCCCGCAATGCCGGCGTGCCTTCGGTCGCCGTCCCCTTCGGCTATTCCGACGTGGGCGTCGAAACACTCGGCCCAAACCGCATCATCTATCACTATGACGAGCTGACGCCGGAACTGGTCGAGGGATTGCTGGCGGCCTGA
- a CDS encoding L,D-transpeptidase family protein — MKLAIKATASVLALSCCLSSIGATSASAMTLMDFIRGGQGRQQSTQVSAPVPVNPAQTLNSVEPPRAKQPLPTVDAPKYYTYKADQMRLVSTVHFADPVVTGAVADASPTPVAVDTEVSQRRYLADARVTATNDIAKAIESYYADPSKPLLWVADHTVSDKAKAAMAVLADAGSVGLDPADYAVTLPGDNAANADPVLRDRALMQFELTLSSKVLMFIQDTVRGRLDPNKISGYHDFKRKDVNLTAMLDVLRASPDAAAYLNSRSPSNPQFMELKAELAKLRSEAGTDGSHISISLAGTLKPGDSSPEMANIVKAIEHRGSDALKTAHADLFSAYLGTPSYTPELVSLVEDFQREKGLTADGVIGPSSVRAMVGENNDVKIQKLVIAMEQLRWLPDELGPRYVFINQPAFMVYYYNNNQEQLSMRVVVGSKQHQTFFFENQVQTVEFNPFWGVPQSIIINEMLPKLRSDPNYLDRMGYQVEVGGRAVASSSVDWYGSTKSISVRQPPSSDNALGELKILFPNSHAIYMHDTPQKSFFKKDMRALSHGCVRLADPRAMAAAVLNTTVDDVAKQIATGQNKAVAVPQKFPIYIAYFTAWPNKDGVIQYFNDVYDRDAATQKALDATSKARTAQI; from the coding sequence ATGAAACTTGCCATCAAAGCCACAGCATCCGTCCTGGCTCTTTCCTGCTGCCTTTCCTCAATTGGCGCAACCTCCGCAAGTGCTATGACCCTCATGGATTTCATCCGTGGCGGTCAGGGCCGTCAGCAGAGCACGCAGGTTTCGGCTCCGGTTCCCGTCAACCCGGCGCAGACGCTGAACTCCGTTGAGCCTCCGCGGGCAAAGCAGCCGCTGCCGACCGTCGATGCACCGAAATACTATACTTACAAGGCCGACCAGATGCGTCTGGTGTCGACGGTGCATTTCGCCGATCCGGTTGTGACCGGCGCCGTTGCCGATGCCTCCCCGACGCCGGTCGCGGTCGACACCGAAGTCTCGCAGCGCCGCTATCTGGCGGATGCGCGGGTCACGGCGACCAACGATATCGCCAAGGCGATTGAGTCCTATTACGCCGATCCGAGCAAGCCGCTTCTCTGGGTTGCTGACCATACCGTCAGCGACAAGGCGAAGGCCGCGATGGCGGTCCTTGCCGATGCCGGTTCCGTCGGCCTCGATCCTGCCGACTATGCCGTAACACTGCCCGGCGACAATGCCGCGAATGCCGATCCGGTGCTGCGTGACCGGGCTCTCATGCAGTTCGAGCTCACGCTCTCCAGCAAGGTGCTGATGTTCATCCAGGATACGGTTCGCGGTCGCCTCGACCCGAACAAGATCTCCGGCTATCACGACTTCAAGCGCAAGGACGTCAATCTGACGGCTATGCTCGATGTATTGCGCGCCAGCCCCGATGCTGCCGCCTATCTCAACAGCCGCAGCCCGTCCAACCCGCAATTCATGGAATTGAAGGCGGAGCTTGCGAAGCTGCGTTCCGAGGCCGGAACGGACGGCAGTCACATTTCCATTTCGCTCGCCGGTACGCTGAAGCCGGGTGATAGCTCGCCGGAAATGGCCAATATCGTCAAGGCGATCGAGCATCGCGGCTCGGATGCACTGAAGACGGCTCACGCCGATCTTTTCTCCGCTTATCTGGGCACGCCGAGCTATACGCCCGAGCTCGTGTCACTGGTCGAGGACTTCCAGCGCGAAAAGGGTCTGACTGCCGACGGCGTGATCGGCCCGTCCTCCGTTCGCGCCATGGTCGGCGAGAACAACGATGTGAAGATCCAGAAGCTGGTCATTGCCATGGAGCAGCTGCGCTGGCTGCCGGACGAGCTTGGGCCGCGCTACGTCTTCATCAATCAGCCGGCCTTCATGGTCTATTACTACAATAACAATCAGGAGCAGCTGTCGATGCGCGTCGTCGTCGGCAGCAAGCAGCATCAGACCTTCTTCTTTGAAAATCAGGTGCAGACGGTCGAATTCAATCCGTTCTGGGGCGTTCCGCAGTCGATCATCATCAACGAGATGCTGCCGAAGCTGCGTTCCGATCCGAACTATCTCGATCGGATGGGCTATCAGGTCGAAGTCGGCGGCCGCGCCGTCGCATCGTCCAGCGTCGATTGGTACGGCTCGACGAAGAGCATTTCGGTTCGCCAGCCGCCGAGCAGCGATAATGCGCTTGGTGAATTAAAGATCCTCTTCCCGAACTCGCATGCGATCTACATGCACGACACGCCGCAGAAGAGCTTCTTCAAGAAGGACATGCGCGCGCTCAGTCACGGCTGCGTCCGTCTTGCCGATCCGCGCGCGATGGCCGCCGCCGTGTTGAACACCACGGTCGACGATGTCGCCAAGCAGATCGCCACCGGCCAGAACAAGGCTGTAGCTGTGCCGCAGAAGTTCCCGATCTACATCGCCTATTTCACCGCATGGCCGAACAAGGACGGCGTGATCCAGTATTTCAACGATGTCTATGATCGCGATGCTGCCACGCAGAAGGCGCTGGATGCGACCTCAAAGGCGCGGACTGCCCAGATTTAA
- the fumC gene encoding class II fumarate hydratase produces the protein MTSNRTETDTFGPIEVASDRYWGAQAQRSLGNFKIGWEKQPLSVVRALGIVKQAAARANMELGQLDPGLGKAIVDAAQEVIDGKLNDHFPLVVWQTGSGTQSNMNANEVISNRAIEMLGGVMGSKKPVHPNDHVNMSQSSNDTYPTAMHIACAEQIVHHLLPALRHLHAALEKKVADFAHIIKIGRTHTQDATPLTLGQEFSGYAAQVASSIKRIELTLPGLCELAQGGTAVGTGLNAPIGFAEKVADEIAKITGLPFVTAPNKFEALAAHDSMVFSHGAINAAAAALFKIANDIRLLGSGPRSGLGELALPENEPGSSIMPGKVNPTQCEALTQVCIHIFGNNAAITFAGSQGHFELNVYNPMMAYNFLQSVQLLGDAAVSFTDNCVVGIEAREDNIKAGLERSLMLVTALAPKIGYDNAAKIAKTAHKNGTTLKEEALASGLVSSEEYDAIVRPETMIGPK, from the coding sequence ATGACGTCCAACCGCACCGAAACCGATACCTTCGGCCCGATCGAAGTCGCCAGCGACCGCTATTGGGGCGCGCAGGCGCAGCGCTCGCTCGGCAATTTCAAGATCGGCTGGGAGAAGCAGCCACTCTCGGTCGTGCGTGCCCTCGGCATCGTCAAGCAGGCGGCCGCACGCGCCAATATGGAGCTCGGCCAACTGGATCCGGGTCTCGGCAAGGCGATTGTCGATGCGGCGCAGGAAGTCATCGACGGAAAGCTCAACGATCATTTCCCGCTTGTCGTCTGGCAGACCGGTTCGGGCACGCAGTCGAACATGAATGCCAACGAAGTGATCTCCAACCGCGCGATCGAGATGCTCGGCGGCGTCATGGGCTCGAAGAAGCCCGTGCATCCGAACGACCATGTCAACATGAGCCAGTCGTCAAACGATACATATCCGACGGCCATGCACATTGCCTGCGCCGAGCAGATCGTCCATCACCTGTTGCCCGCGCTCAGGCACCTGCATGCGGCCCTGGAAAAGAAGGTCGCCGACTTCGCCCATATCATCAAGATCGGCCGCACTCACACGCAGGATGCAACGCCACTGACGCTCGGCCAGGAATTCTCAGGCTATGCCGCCCAGGTCGCCTCGTCGATCAAGCGCATCGAGCTGACCCTGCCGGGTCTTTGCGAACTCGCCCAGGGCGGCACTGCGGTCGGAACCGGGCTCAATGCGCCGATCGGCTTTGCCGAGAAGGTCGCCGACGAAATCGCCAAAATCACTGGCCTACCCTTCGTTACTGCTCCGAACAAGTTCGAGGCGCTGGCCGCCCATGATTCCATGGTCTTCAGCCATGGCGCCATCAATGCCGCCGCCGCTGCACTGTTCAAGATCGCCAACGACATCCGCCTGCTCGGCTCTGGCCCGCGCTCCGGTCTCGGCGAACTGGCGCTGCCGGAAAACGAACCGGGCTCGTCGATCATGCCGGGCAAGGTCAATCCGACCCAGTGCGAGGCGCTGACGCAGGTTTGCATCCACATCTTTGGCAACAATGCAGCCATCACCTTTGCCGGCAGCCAGGGCCATTTCGAGCTCAACGTCTACAATCCGATGATGGCCTATAATTTCCTGCAGTCTGTGCAGTTGCTCGGCGACGCCGCCGTCTCCTTCACGGATAATTGCGTCGTCGGCATCGAGGCGCGCGAGGACAATATCAAGGCCGGTCTCGAACGTTCGCTGATGCTGGTAACGGCGCTCGCCCCGAAGATCGGCTACGACAACGCCGCCAAGATCGCCAAGACGGCCCATAAGAACGGCACGACCCTGAAGGAAGAAGCCCTGGCGAGCGGATTGGTGTCCTCGGAAGAATATGATGCCATCGTCCGGCCGGAGACGATGATCGGGCCGAAGTAA
- a CDS encoding fumarate hydratase — protein MADDLFPLGDDTTPYRKISGDYVSVDTFKGQEILTVEPEGIRLLAETAFADINHLLRPGHLKQLASILEDPEATDNDRFVAYDLLKNANIAAGGVLPMCQDTGTAIIMGKKGRRVWTEGGDSGALAKGVLDAYEKKNLRYSQLAPIKMFEEKNTKNNLPAQIDIYEEGTDAYEFLFVAKGGGSANKTFLYQGTPSLLTHDRMLDFLKEKILTLGTAACPPYHLAIVIGGTSAEMNLKTVKLASTRYLDCLPTEGSESGHAFRDIEMEKEIHKLTQSLGVGAQFGGKYFCHDVRVIRLPRHGASLPIGLGVSCSADRQAKGKITRDGIFIEQLETDPSKYMPEIDEAKLSESMVRIDLNRPMADILAELSAHPVKTRLSLTGTIIVARDLAHAKIRERLEKGEGMPEYLKNHPVYYAGPAKTPTGYASGSFGPTTAGRMDSYVDQFQSFGGSMVMLAKGNRSRAVREACKKYGGFYLGSIGGPAARLAQDCIKKVEVLEYPELGMEAVWKIEVEDFPAFIVIDDKGNDFFQELNLG, from the coding sequence ATGGCTGACGATCTGTTTCCCCTCGGCGACGACACAACCCCCTATCGCAAGATTTCCGGCGATTATGTTTCCGTCGACACGTTCAAGGGCCAGGAAATCCTGACCGTCGAGCCCGAGGGCATCCGCCTGCTCGCCGAGACGGCTTTTGCCGACATCAACCACCTGCTGCGCCCCGGCCACCTGAAGCAGCTCGCCTCGATCCTCGAAGATCCCGAGGCTACCGATAACGACCGCTTCGTCGCTTATGATCTGCTGAAGAATGCCAATATTGCCGCCGGCGGCGTGCTTCCGATGTGCCAGGACACGGGCACCGCCATCATCATGGGCAAGAAAGGCCGCCGCGTCTGGACCGAGGGCGGCGACAGCGGAGCGCTCGCCAAGGGCGTGCTCGATGCCTACGAGAAGAAGAACCTGCGCTATTCGCAGCTCGCACCGATCAAGATGTTCGAGGAAAAGAACACCAAGAACAATCTGCCCGCACAGATCGATATCTATGAGGAAGGCACCGACGCCTACGAATTCCTCTTCGTCGCAAAGGGCGGCGGTTCGGCCAACAAGACGTTCCTCTATCAGGGCACGCCGTCGCTGCTGACCCACGACCGCATGCTGGACTTCCTGAAAGAGAAGATCCTGACGCTCGGCACAGCAGCCTGTCCGCCCTACCATCTCGCCATCGTCATCGGCGGTACTTCGGCCGAGATGAACCTGAAGACGGTCAAGCTCGCCTCGACGCGATATCTCGACTGTCTTCCCACGGAAGGCTCCGAAAGCGGGCACGCCTTCCGGGATATCGAAATGGAAAAGGAAATCCACAAGCTCACGCAGAGCCTCGGCGTCGGTGCCCAGTTCGGCGGCAAGTATTTCTGCCATGATGTCCGCGTCATCCGCCTGCCCCGCCATGGCGCCTCGCTGCCGATCGGCCTCGGCGTCTCCTGTTCTGCCGATCGCCAGGCTAAGGGCAAGATCACGCGCGACGGCATCTTCATCGAGCAGCTCGAAACCGATCCGTCCAAGTACATGCCCGAGATCGATGAAGCCAAGCTCTCGGAATCCATGGTCCGCATCGATCTCAACCGACCGATGGCGGATATCCTGGCGGAACTATCGGCACATCCCGTCAAAACGCGCCTGTCCCTCACCGGCACCATCATCGTGGCGCGCGATCTTGCCCACGCCAAGATCCGCGAGCGCCTGGAAAAGGGCGAAGGCATGCCGGAATACCTGAAGAACCATCCAGTCTATTACGCCGGCCCGGCAAAGACGCCAACCGGTTATGCTTCCGGCTCCTTCGGTCCGACGACCGCGGGCCGCATGGACAGCTACGTCGATCAGTTCCAGTCCTTCGGCGGCTCCATGGTCATGCTTGCCAAGGGCAATCGTTCGCGCGCCGTGCGCGAAGCCTGCAAGAAATACGGCGGCTTCTACTTGGGGTCCATCGGCGGTCCGGCAGCACGCCTTGCCCAGGATTGCATCAAGAAGGTAGAGGTTCTCGAATATCCGGAACTCGGCATGGAAGCCGTCTGGAAGATCGAAGTAGAGGATTTTCCCGCCTTCATCGTCATTGACGACAAGGGCAACGATTTCTTCCAGGAACTCAATCTGGGATAG
- a CDS encoding GGDEF domain-containing protein, giving the protein MSTAIAPKAQIPDVAGQITYAMRSMGIAPIPRNYELFYEAYIGSNLTLTRELAALGKNATQEELDAIGAKYFPHHAGRVFDEAHTRLACELDAVLRALRQEQTTLESYNRLLGETSQSISSRSHNSAELLRSAIDMLAAATGDTMAHGEKTVEHVVERSQEMDLVRKELDEYKRIANTDSLTRLSNRRAFEDRLISIFDNRLTRPTTALVLADIDHFKRVNDTFGHPVGDKILATVASVIRANVRRDVFVARIGGEEFALILEATSVEDVTTVCERIRRTLEATPFKNSRTKVDYGPITLSLGICMASEAADSGELYNKTDLALYCAKNAGRNCSSVYQDGMQKDFTKSWLIYKN; this is encoded by the coding sequence ATGAGTACGGCGATTGCGCCAAAGGCGCAAATTCCCGACGTGGCAGGGCAGATTACATACGCCATGCGATCCATGGGGATCGCACCTATTCCGCGCAATTACGAACTTTTCTATGAAGCTTATATCGGCTCCAACCTCACTCTCACGCGTGAACTGGCGGCTCTGGGCAAAAACGCCACCCAGGAGGAGCTGGACGCAATCGGCGCCAAATATTTTCCGCATCATGCGGGTCGCGTCTTCGATGAAGCGCATACCCGCCTCGCCTGCGAACTCGATGCCGTCCTGCGCGCCCTGCGTCAGGAACAGACAACACTCGAAAGCTATAACCGCCTGCTCGGCGAAACCAGCCAAAGCATAAGCTCCAGAAGCCACAACAGCGCCGAACTGCTGCGCAGCGCCATCGATATGCTCGCCGCAGCGACCGGCGATACGATGGCTCACGGTGAAAAGACCGTCGAGCATGTCGTCGAGCGCAGCCAGGAGATGGATCTGGTCCGCAAGGAGCTGGACGAATATAAGCGCATCGCCAATACAGATTCGCTAACCCGGCTTTCCAACCGCCGCGCCTTCGAGGACCGGCTGATCTCCATCTTCGATAACCGGCTCACCCGGCCGACTACGGCGCTGGTCCTTGCCGATATCGATCACTTCAAGCGGGTCAACGATACGTTCGGCCACCCGGTGGGCGACAAGATTCTCGCCACCGTCGCCTCTGTCATCCGCGCCAATGTGCGCCGCGATGTGTTCGTTGCGCGTATCGGCGGGGAAGAATTCGCCCTGATTCTGGAAGCAACCAGCGTCGAAGATGTCACAACAGTCTGCGAACGCATACGTCGCACTCTTGAGGCGACGCCATTCAAGAACTCCCGCACCAAGGTCGACTATGGTCCGATCACCCTCTCCCTCGGCATCTGCATGGCTTCGGAAGCAGCCGATTCAGGAGAACTGTATAACAAGACCGATCTGGCGCTTTACTGCGCCAAGAATGCCGGCCGCAACTGCAGCAGCGTCTATCAGGACGGCATGCAGAAGGATTTCACCAAAAGTTGGCTCATCTATAAAAATTAG
- a CDS encoding pyridoxamine 5'-phosphate oxidase family protein → MHIVTSVEQLKQLYGDAGEASITKVTSLLTPLYRRMIEASPFMALATVGPEGLDCSPRGDLGGVVRVEGEKTLHLPDWRGNNRVDSLANIVRDPRIALMFLIPGSNTTMRLNGRAVVSIEPALLDSFEMDGKHPRCVVVITIEEVYFQCARAVMRAELWNAERFVDPASLPSPGMMLKATKADFDQETYDREAPVRAAKTLW, encoded by the coding sequence ATGCACATCGTCACATCCGTCGAGCAACTGAAGCAGCTCTATGGCGACGCCGGTGAAGCGTCGATCACAAAGGTCACGAGCCTCCTGACACCGCTTTATCGCCGGATGATCGAAGCGTCGCCCTTCATGGCATTGGCAACGGTCGGGCCTGAGGGGCTCGATTGCTCGCCGCGTGGTGACTTGGGTGGTGTCGTTCGCGTGGAAGGCGAGAAGACCCTGCATTTACCGGATTGGCGCGGCAACAACCGCGTCGACTCGCTTGCGAATATCGTGCGCGATCCGCGCATAGCGCTGATGTTTCTCATCCCGGGATCCAACACCACGATGCGGCTCAATGGCCGCGCAGTCGTCTCGATCGAGCCGGCCTTGCTTGATAGTTTCGAGATGGATGGCAAGCATCCGCGCTGCGTTGTCGTGATCACGATCGAGGAAGTCTATTTCCAGTGTGCGCGAGCGGTGATGCGAGCCGAACTTTGGAACGCGGAACGGTTTGTCGATCCGGCAAGCCTGCCGTCGCCAGGTATGATGCTCAAGGCGACGAAGGCCGATTTCGATCAGGAGACCTATGATCGCGAGGCGCCCGTACGGGCAGCCAAGACACTCTGGTAA